DNA from Methanoregula sp.:
GCAGTTTCCTGCGCCGGGAGGTCAACAGCAAGGTAGTGGGCACCGGCAACGATGGTGGCGGCGATCGCTAAGCAGACGATGAAGAGGACGAGGCGGGTGAGCGGGGATTTTTCTGACATTTTTTTCACCGTATGGTAAATCCTGATCTTTAGTTTGGCCGCGATCCCATATATCGGCATACGGGTCCTTGCATTCCCGTCAGTGCCCGAGTGGTGGTGCGGATGTGTCGGCATCGCAGCTCTCTTTGTCGCCCCTTTTCTGGTGAGCCCCGTGCGGCGGTGGGTGCAGATAAAAGCCGGGGAACTGCCGGCAGATTCAGGCCGGCACGGTTCCTGAACTCCCCATAATGCTGGTTTTCTCTGACGAAGGACCCCGGTGCACCATCGCTACTCTCCTCCGGAAAACCGTCCCTCCTTTTATTTGCCGCTACAGGGGTCTGATCCTTAAGGCATCCGCTCTCTCAAAGTACCAAAACAAAGCCCAACGGATCTCCGTCTCGGAGAAGATCACCCCCAATTCTGTAGAAAACTCCTGGATCTCTCGCATGAACAGGGGGTCCGGAAGGATGCGTGAAATTCACGTCGGTGGACGAAGTGAGGGCACTTCGGTTTTACCCCCAAAACCGCCCTTCCTTTCCCTTTGACCCTATTCCAGCCCATCCGGCAAACGATCGCCCATCCAAAAGGTACCAATAGGGATCATTTTAGGGGTCATTTTGTAGCGAATTTGAGCAAATGGGGCGATTATATCGGGAATTTCTAAAAGGTGTGTACTAAATACGTCATTTTTCACGAATAATTCGGGAAAAAGATCGTCCATTCCTCATCTGGCATCATAGGTCTCCGTCGGAGAATGGATTTTAGGGAGTGCAGGTCACCTCAGGTCCCGGGGCACCCCCACCGGTCATACAGCAGCCTCCACATTCTGGTTTTCATTTTGCAAATGAATCCTGTCAAACGCACATCCAATGTGAATTACAGGTTAATTTACAACGATCCTGGTGAAGGAGAAGCATCAAAAGAAAAGTATATTGTTTTCAACAACAGATGACACAAAACGACGTTTCAGAGTATTTTCATGCCGTGCACAATACTTACCGAAGCGATGGATGATTCCCCGTTCACCCTGAAGCATGCCCATATCTGGTTCCTCTCATCAATGGGGATCTTCCTTGACGGGTTTGATCTTTTCGTCTTGTCCATTGCCCTGCCGCTCATTATCGTCCAGTTCTCCGCAACGCCACTCGAACAAGGCATAGTTGGGGCTGCAGCGGTCATCGGAGCGATCTTCGGGGCGCTCATCGGGGGTAAGCTCTGCGACCGTTTCGGCAGGAAGAAGGTCTTTATTGCAGATCTTTTCATATTCATCATCTTTGCAGTCCTGTCGGCATTTGCCTGGAACATAGAGTCTCTCATCCTCTTCCGGTTCCTCCTGGGTGTCGGCATCGGCGCAGACTATCCGGCCTGTGCCTCTTATGTCAGTGAGTTCATGCCGAAACGGATCCGGGGCAGGATGCTGATCGCCGCATTCAGCTTCCAGGCAGTTGGTATCTTCGTTGCTGCCGGTGTCGGGCTCCTCATCCTTGCCCTCTACCCATCTGAATCGTCTTGGCGCTGGATGATGGTTGCCGGCGCCGTTCCCGCACTCGTGATCCTTGTACTACGGCGGGGTCTCCCGGAGAGCGCCCGGTGGCATATCCAGCGGAGGGAGTGGAAACTCGCGGTGGGAGTTGTCCGCTACATGATACCGGATTTCACTATGAAGGAGGGGATCAAGCCCCCGGTGGCAGATATTGTGCAAAAGAAGCCGGAAAAAGAACCGGCAAGGCCATCTTTCATGAGCTCGTATGCCGAACTCTTCACCCAAAAGAACTTGCAGAAGACCATTCTCATCACGGTTCCGTGGTTTTTCATGGACTTTGCCTTTTACGGTGTCGGGATATTTAGCCCCATCCTCATCGCATCCATGCTCGGCACGCACGCGACCGGGCTCAATTTCATAGCACAGGATTTCTACTCGACCGGGTATACGGTGTTACTCGACGTCTTTTTAATCCTCGGTTTTATTCTCAATATTCTCTTCGTTGAGAAGCTTGGCAGGATCCGGCTCCAGCTTGCAGGTTTTATCGGCATGGCGGCCGGCCTGTTCATCCTAGCCGCATCAGCGTCCGGTTCCGAGACCATCATCGCCCTCGCGTTTGTCGGGTTCGGTCTCTTTAACCTCCTCCAGAACTGGGGGCCGAATGCAACGACATTCCTCCTCCCCGCGGAGCTCTTCCCTACCCGTCTCCGCGCAACCGCACACGGTTTTGCGTCAGGGTTTGCCAAGATCGGTGCGGCCTGCGGGATCATCTTCGTCCCGCTGATGAAATCATCGTACGGCGTCAGTTATACGGTTATCATCATGGGCATCATCTGCCTCATCGCCTTCGTTGTGACCTGGTTGACACGGATCGATATGACCGGACGTTCCCTGGAGGAGCTGGAGGAGCGCCCGCACCCCTTGCCGTAAAATTTTCAACCGGACTTTGATTGAAAACTTTTAGTCAGACTTCGCTATGAAAATTTCACACGATCCCACCCGCTCTGAAACCACCCTCGCCCCCCTTTCTATCAACACTCCCCACCCCCCTTATCCGGCCACGCCACAACCTCCGTCCCCTCAAATAGCAAAAACAAAGCCCAAACCTATCCCCATCAAGATGAAGATCACTCGATATCAGATAGAAAACTCCTGGATATCTCGCATGAACAGGGGGTCCGGAAGGATGTGTGAAATTCACGTCGGTGGACGACGTGAGGGTTTTTTGTTCCGAGCCCCAAAACAGGGCTTCTTTTCATTTTCTACCAACGACCCTCCATCCGGCAAGCGATCGCCAATCCAAAAGGCACCAATAGGGATCATTTTAGGGGCCATTTTATAGCGAATTTTGGCAAACGGAGCGTTTATATCGGGAATTGCTAAAAAGTGTTTTTTAAATGCGTCATATTTCACGAATAATTCGGGAAAATGATCGTCCATTCCTCATAAGGCACTATAGGTCTCCGTCGGAGAAGTGGGTTTTGGGGAGTGCAGGTCACCCGAAGTCCCGGGCCGGAATGTCCGATCCTGAAAAACAGGGGTTCTCTCCTTTCCGGAAATGCTTAGCCCTTTCCGCTCTCGCCCGTATTCATTCAACTATCATTTATGCGTCATTTATGCGTCATTTCCATGTCACGTGATAATTTATTGACGGTGTTTGAGGACGTAATAGATCCCTTTTTTGTAAACCCTTCATCTCTAAAATATTCCTTAGTAACAAGATTTTTGAGATCTCGTCGTGCTGTCGCTGCTGATAAACCAGCGATCCGCTGATAATCCGCATTGGTAATTTTCCCGTTCTCTTTTGCATAGAGCACTGCGGATATCAGCCGCTCCGATAATCCTGCCCGCACGAGATAATCCCGGTTAAACACATCTTTCCGGAATAGTACCGAGAAGCCCTGGTCTTCCTGGAATACCGGTTCAGGGATTCCGGCCTCTGCGCTGGCACGGCACATCTTCTGTATTCCACCGCCCCACCGTTCGATCCAGCCGATATCATACAGTACCTGTGCGATTCCCTTGTTCCGCAGGATTGATGCATGCGAAGTAAACAATTCTGGTAATGTGATCCCGGAAGCCAGCCGTCCCGGTCTCCATACTTTCAGGGTCATGCCAAATCATCAGTTGGCATTATCAAGAATTGTATGCAGTCCCTCAATGACAAGAGGGATTTTCTTTGAGATCGTTTCCCACAGAAGCTCATAATCTACGCCAATATAACCGTGGATTACTTTATCCCGCAGGCCGGCAATGCTCCGCCAGGGAATATCCGGGTACTGTAAACGTATCTGTTCCGGTAAAAGTTTTGTAGCTTCACCCATCACGGCAAACTTGTACAGCACCGCAGAAAGTGTCCTGTCATCATCAACGAATGCTTCATATGACATTCCCTGAGTAAAATCGCGGAAAAGCTTCTGCTGCCTGTAAGACATCATGAAGGAGCAGGGAATATTCCCTCATGCGTACACAACATCCCGGTAAACCCCGTCACGGATCTCCGGACGAAGCGCCCGTGGGGTAGCAAGATCAACATGTCTCCCGATTTTTTTTTCGAGATACACTGAAAGCTCAATGAGATCAAAGAGATCTGCTCCTTCTTTAAAATCGACGAGGATGTCCACATCGCTGTCATCCCGTGCTTCTTTCCGGGCAAATGAGCCGAACACGCCAATCCTGCGGACTTTATACCGTGCGGTAAGATCATCCTGTAAGGACCTGAGCAGGTCAAGAATCTCATCACGGGTTATCGTTAACATTCTCATGTTCTTATCTGGTGTTCCTTACAATAATCATTTCCCTTACAGCGGAACCGTTGCTTTCTGCTCTCGTTCACTCTTGAAAAAAGAGCCAGAGATTTCCCGGTACCTTCCGGCAAGTGTATGTGTTATGCCCCGTCCCCTCACCCAATCCCGGAAAAATAAAAACGGATGGGGTGGGTAAGGTGTATCCCTCCATGATCATGAGGAGCCTCCCTTTCCCCTCTTACTCCCACCTCCAAACCCCCTTCCTATCAGCACCTCACAACCCCCTCCACCCGGCCACCCCCGGCTCCGTTCCCTCAAGGTATTAAAACAAAGCCCAACCCGCCCCCCGTCCCAGTGAAGATCCTCCGATATCAGATCGAAAACTCCTGGATTTTTCGCATGAACAGGGGTCCGGAAGGATGCGTGAAATTCACGTCGGTGAACGACGTGAGAGTGGTTCGTTTCGGGCCCCAAAACAGGGCTTCTTTTCATTTTCCACCAACTCCCCTCCATCCGGCAAGCGATCGCCCATCCAAAAGGCACCAATAGGGATCATTTTAGGGGATGTTTTATGCCGAATTTGGGTAAACGGGGCGATTATTTCAGGAATTGCTAAAAAAAATGTGTGCGAAATCCGCCATTTTTCGCAATTAATTCAGGAAAATGATCGTCTATTGACCATCTGGCACCATAAGCCTCCGTCGGAGCAGTTGATTTTTTAGGGTGTGAAGGTCTCCCGGAGTCCCGGGCAGCGGTCGGGCGGGGCTGGTGCTGCGATATCATACCCATGGGTGCGGAGAATAGTAAAACGGGACCATTCCCCGGTAAAATCCGACAGGTTAATCTCGTCACAATCCAACTGAAAAAGTCAGATATCCATGACAACCGCAGGGAAAATCCCGGATTTGGCAATTTATATACTGGTATTTTTTTTGATTGCCGGTCTCGTACTGGTTGCCGGGTGCCTCCAGAATAATCCTGAGCCCGGCCCGGTTTCCCCGGGGGCTGGCGTTGTAACAACCGATGCCGGCTCGCTCCAGGGAACAACGGAGAATGGCGTTTTAGTCTACCGGGGCATTCCCTATGCAGCGGCCCCGGTTAAGGACCTCCGGTGGAAACCCCCGGCAGCAGTGCAGCCATGGCCCGGTGTGCGGAACGCGACTGCGTATGGTGCAGTATGTCCCCAGCCGAAATCAGGCGAATTCGATGTAATGCCGGTCATGAGCGAGGACTGCCTGTCCTTAAACGTCTGGACACCGGCAAAGAACCCTGACGAAAAACTACCCGTCATGGTCTTTATCCACGGGGGTGCGTGGAAGACCGGGGCTGGATCCCAGGCGCTCTTTGACGGGAGCCCCCTTGCAAACAAAGGGGTAGTTGTCGTCACGCT
Protein-coding regions in this window:
- a CDS encoding MFS transporter, producing the protein MPCTILTEAMDDSPFTLKHAHIWFLSSMGIFLDGFDLFVLSIALPLIIVQFSATPLEQGIVGAAAVIGAIFGALIGGKLCDRFGRKKVFIADLFIFIIFAVLSAFAWNIESLILFRFLLGVGIGADYPACASYVSEFMPKRIRGRMLIAAFSFQAVGIFVAAGVGLLILALYPSESSWRWMMVAGAVPALVILVLRRGLPESARWHIQRREWKLAVGVVRYMIPDFTMKEGIKPPVADIVQKKPEKEPARPSFMSSYAELFTQKNLQKTILITVPWFFMDFAFYGVGIFSPILIASMLGTHATGLNFIAQDFYSTGYTVLLDVFLILGFILNILFVEKLGRIRLQLAGFIGMAAGLFILAASASGSETIIALAFVGFGLFNLLQNWGPNATTFLLPAELFPTRLRATAHGFASGFAKIGAACGIIFVPLMKSSYGVSYTVIIMGIICLIAFVVTWLTRIDMTGRSLEELEERPHPLP
- a CDS encoding ATP-binding protein — its product is MTLKVWRPGRLASGITLPELFTSHASILRNKGIAQVLYDIGWIERWGGGIQKMCRASAEAGIPEPVFQEDQGFSVLFRKDVFNRDYLVRAGLSERLISAVLYAKENGKITNADYQRIAGLSAATARRDLKNLVTKEYFRDEGFTKKGSITSSNTVNKLSRDMEMTHK
- a CDS encoding HepT-like ribonuclease domain-containing protein → MSYEAFVDDDRTLSAVLYKFAVMGEATKLLPEQIRLQYPDIPWRSIAGLRDKVIHGYIGVDYELLWETISKKIPLVIEGLHTILDNAN
- a CDS encoding nucleotidyltransferase family protein; this translates as MLTITRDEILDLLRSLQDDLTARYKVRRIGVFGSFARKEARDDSDVDILVDFKEGADLFDLIELSVYLEKKIGRHVDLATPRALRPEIRDGVYRDVVYA
- a CDS encoding carboxylesterase family protein — encoded protein: MAIYILVFFLIAGLVLVAGCLQNNPEPGPVSPGAGVVTTDAGSLQGTTENGVLVYRGIPYAAAPVKDLRWKPPAAVQPWPGVRNATAYGAVCPQPKSGEFDVMPVMSEDCLSLNVWTPAKNPDEKLPVMVFIHGGAWKTGAGSQALFDGSPLANKGVVVVTLNYRLGALGWMAHPELTAESPHNSSGNYGILDQQAALKWVEKNIGAFGGDPERITAFGESAGGNSIYAHLVSPGSKGLFRQAIIESGPFFSDDAMGTVFRPRSEAEQ